A stretch of DNA from Juglans microcarpa x Juglans regia isolate MS1-56 chromosome 5D, Jm3101_v1.0, whole genome shotgun sequence:
GATATGCATGTTTATGATGAACAACCCCCATTAATACTCTGTACTACGAGTTCCAGTTCATGCTTGGAAGTTGAAATTGGTGCCTCAAAACCCCGTCTCCAAGGGACCCAAGAAAGGCGTTTGGATGAAACTGCGCAGTGCCCTGAGGCAGCTGATTTAGAAGAGAAACAAAGGAACTGTTGTTTTCATCCAATCCCACGCTTCCACTGTTAAGATCACCTTGGAATCGCTTGCCTGAGCTAGACCCCATCGACCCTGTTCCATTCCAAAAGTTATCTGTTGGAAGCGTGCGTTTCCCCGCTAGTGTACTTTTCGAGCTAGAAGAGGCTAGATGAGAAATGGAGCTGTTTTGCAAGCCTTCTGCGCCTGTTAATATTCCATCGAAATAGTTCTGATCATCGTTTTCAAGTGCTGCGTCGTAGTTTGCAGTAGTCTTTGAGGGCAAGGGTTTTGGATTCTGCTGCGCAGCCAACAGAGGAATTATGGCCTCCACTGAATCCTCCTTGTCCTGATCCATAATCGGCCTCTGAGtgttgtttttcttataaatccGACACAAAACCCAGTCATCAAGctacaaaacacaacaaatacCCAAGACGTACAACGTCGCCATTACCAAACACAAAAACGAACAGTCAGTAGATATATCCCGATATTAAGCCAAAAAAAAGGTCAAAGTTTTCACCTACCCTCAAAGAACCTTTCTTGTTTGCGGCATGATCAGCACCGGGAGGCTTGGAACTAGAAGTGTTATGATTGTCAACGAGGCGGTACTCGTGCATGATCCAATTGGTTTTAATCCCTTTAGGGGGCTTCCCACCGTAGAAGACAAGCGCCTTCTTAACCCCAACCTTCTGATTTCCATTAGATGTTAGTATAGGCTTGTCGGTCCCCGTTGCTTTCCAATACCCGGACGTGGCTGCCCTATTCGGCCTCGCTCCGTTCGGATATTTCCGGTCTCTTGGACTGAAAAAATACCACTCCTGTtctccaaacgtagccttacctacaaaattttcacaattcattacttttcttaaactaaatccaaaacaaaatctcCAAATTATGAGTCTCGacagagaaaataagaataaaacaaaattatacaaGATATGATCAAACACTTGTATTAATATTACTTGGGAGCTCCCATGGATCAAACTTGTATAAATCGACCTCTGCTATGATGGTAACTGGAAGTGGAGCCGAGGCAGCCTTCCTTTTGAGATAGTGGACGACAAGCTCTTCATCGGTAGGGTGGAATCGGAAGCCCGGCGGAAGCTGAGGGTGTTGCAACCCCGACGATGAATCCGTGCTCTCCATAATTTCACCCATCAAGCTAGTGTTGATCAGATATCTAGCTATATACTTGTTCTgatctataaaattaaatttcttaattttcttgctTGGAATTATAAATATGACGCGATTAATCTATATTATAGATCATCGAAGAATGAAGTAAGGTTAGAGCTAGGAAGGACGTGGCCAGGTGGGTCGTGGATGGAAAATATAGGAGAGGTACTGGCTTTGACAAAAACTtgggtataatttatatatatataaggatgGTAGGCAATGGAGGCGGATGGGATCAGTGGCGGTTAGGTTCTCATAAAAGGTACCAAACAGGCTGTCATGATCACAAGACACGTGTGGGTGGAGAATTTACGACACGTGTTGAGAAAAAAAGTGTGGGGACCACATGGGAGAAGAAGGCAAAGGTAATGGGGTTCCGAGGTTTGGAAGTTGGAACTGCCTTGTACGCTTTTGATGTCATGCTTTTCTTATGCCATGGATCAGTACTGGAATTAATATTCGACATGGAAATATATATGGATTACTGTAAGAAATTTTACATAGAAATCTTGCATCACATATTTTCATTTAGGCCCCGCTTAAAAGTTGGATTAAATTAatatcaactcagttcaatctaatgttaaactgagtctaatatccaaacacacaactctcaaattattaaaatcatctcaacctaAAATCTTTTTACACGAAGAATCCACAacttttcaactcaacatttctttacacgtgggatccataaccttttttaacttatcataaatacatctaaactcgtATTAACATGTAAACACATCTTAGGTAGGCCCCATAAAATTCACTctaccatcttaactcactcttattcataaagaactcaactcagctcaacatctaatCGGGATcatatgtaatttgttatttttatcattctatcttaatgcttaaatatgcgtgcgtttaaataaaaataaaataataataaattccaGTAGAAGTATATGGTGTAAGGTTTCAATATTCCTAATTAGTCTAAACCCACCTCAACTCGATCGAAGTCCACAAAACAGATTGGTGGTTGTGTTTGGGGTTGGCATGTGTGCTCACGTTAATCTAATTACCATGCCTTCACAACATATTACGATGCAATTTTTATCCCATTAAGTATAATGTggcacatttattattattaaataatcatttattgcatgtttctttatcatttaatggtgatgaatgtgtcaTATAATACTtagtataatcaaaatagaatgagagtgtggtgtataatattatttcagaATCCTGTATACATAATGCTTGCGCATGTATACTAGAAGGACAATGATACACCTACAATTATATTACAATTCAATTACTgctacatattaaaatattaatattttctactttaatataaaatttctgTACTTCTAAcagttcaaaataaataaaataataattttttttatacaaagttgTAAACAAATTGTAGTATAGATGttcttatatcattttctaTACTGGAATAGGTTTCATGATCAGTAGGATCATGAAGTTTCAATCcttccctttattttttccatttctcgTACGTGTTGATCTACCTAGCTTATACATTAATCCGTCATGTGGCATGGTACATAGATTGTGAAGAATTTTCATGATCGTAAGGCCAGTACGACGTTATACGTACGTACGACCCGTGTGATCATATTGGGCCTGTTATCCATAATTATGTCGCTTTCCTACATGATTGAGTTTATTGTATACGGAATTAATTTTCATAAGAGTTTACTGTGGTGAAGGGATCAATTGTTGCATGCATGGGTATAAGATAATTAATTACAGTGGAGATCATTCTCTCATGTGTTGTTCCTGTTATCCAGAAAGGCGCGATCGATTACGTAAATTAATTTGGGCATAATTAATTGGTGAATACATGGAATTGTTGGTGGGGCTGAATTGGCACAtgaattaattaacaataaataaatatgatccCGATAATGAAGGCTTGTCATTTGAAATTACCTTTTTTTGGTTGAGGAAGAGAGGCTCGTATGTTTGTAAGGAGCCTACCAGTTATTCAACTTTAATAGCATCCAAATCCTTACTTTCTTTAATGACTTTAACTTTTAGACGAAATCTTTCAGGCAAAGACCTTAAAATCTTTCTTACCATCCTTGAATCCTCCACCTTCTCCTTAAGATTAAACCTGGAATTCATAACATCGTTAAGtttatcatataaattattaaaatttttatcttccaGCATGTTAattaatctcttcaaattttg
This window harbors:
- the LOC121266504 gene encoding NAC transcription factor 25, whose product is MGEIMESTDSSSGLQHPQLPPGFRFHPTDEELVVHYLKRKAASAPLPVTIIAEVDLYKFDPWELPSKATFGEQEWYFFSPRDRKYPNGARPNRAATSGYWKATGTDKPILTSNGNQKVGVKKALVFYGGKPPKGIKTNWIMHEYRLVDNHNTSSSKPPGADHAANKKGSLRLDDWVLCRIYKKNNTQRPIMDQDKEDSVEAIIPLLAAQQNPKPLPSKTTANYDAALENDDQNYFDGILTGAEGLQNSSISHLASSSSKSTLAGKRTLPTDNFWNGTGSMGSSSGKRFQGDLNSGSVGLDENNSSFVSLLNQLPQGTAQFHPNAFLGSLGDGVLRHQFQLPSMNWNS